From a region of the Nitrospira sp. genome:
- a CDS encoding type I restriction endonuclease subunit R — translation MSFTEANTVEQMILDAVTKHGGRELPLAAETPAPGWGVSLGGELKPAHWDYVPALQIPRQSGDVMVEQWVREALIRLNPEIAAQPDRADEVIYHLRACILSVQADGLVRANENFMAWVRGEKTMPFGLHGEHVTVRLVDVTQPSNNRLTVANQWTYVIGTVTKRFDVVFLVNGLPVVIGEAKTPTRSSVTWFDGAFQVNQIYEKTIPAMFVPNVFSFATEGRCYRYGSIRMPIEMWGPWRDEQNQVEGQLHHVKATVQSMIRPAVVLDILQNFTLFATDKKHRRIKIICRYQQYETTNKIVARVVAGYPKKGLIWHFQGSGKSLLMVFAAQKLRLHPTLGNPTVMIVVDRIDLDTQITATFNAADVPNMVGVATRQELQSLLGQDVRKVLITTIHKFAEAGGKLNERSNIIVMVDEAHRTQEGDLGRKMREALPNAFLFGLTGTPINRIDRNTFWAFGADEDEKGYMSRYSFEESIRDKATLPLHFEAPEVRLKIDKAAIDEAYARITGELSEQDRDDLAKRAAKMAVLVKNPERVRAVVNHIVTHFQTKVEPNGFKAQVVTFDRECCVLYKQVMDELIGPEASAIVMISQSSDPPEWKQHARNKDEEEKLLDRFRDPSDPLKFVIVTSKLLTGFDAPILQVMYLDKPMKDHNLLQAICRTNRTYGQEKTHGLIVDYIGIFDDVAKALAFDEKAVQQVVSNIDELRKALPVQMQSCLAFFPNVDRTVGGYEGLMAAQQCLPNNDVRDKFASEYSTLGTIWEALSPDPGLLPYEKDYRWLTQVYESVKPPSGNGRLLWHALGAKTVELINENVHVESVRDDVESLILDAQMLEEFIKKSGPEKRAREVEIKLVTRLQKHRGNPKFTALGERLEKIKERHEQGLLTSIEFLKQILDLAKEVVEAEKETDREEERDRAKEALTELFSEAKTQNTHIIVERIVADIDDIVKKVRFPDWQQTTQGERLVQKELRRTLLKYKLHTDQELFDKAYGYIRQYY, via the coding sequence ATGAGCTTCACCGAAGCAAATACCGTCGAACAGATGATTCTTGATGCGGTCACCAAACACGGTGGCCGTGAGTTACCGCTGGCTGCTGAGACCCCGGCTCCCGGCTGGGGCGTTTCGCTCGGTGGGGAGTTGAAGCCGGCGCACTGGGATTATGTTCCCGCTCTCCAGATTCCTCGCCAGAGTGGCGATGTGATGGTCGAACAATGGGTGCGCGAGGCGCTCATCCGGCTCAATCCAGAAATTGCCGCTCAACCAGATCGTGCCGATGAGGTCATCTACCACCTCCGCGCTTGCATTCTTTCCGTTCAGGCTGATGGTTTGGTCCGAGCCAACGAGAATTTCATGGCTTGGGTGCGTGGCGAGAAGACGATGCCTTTTGGTCTTCATGGTGAGCACGTTACGGTGCGACTCGTGGACGTTACCCAGCCATCCAATAATCGGCTGACTGTCGCGAATCAATGGACCTACGTCATTGGGACTGTAACAAAGCGGTTTGATGTGGTGTTCCTCGTGAATGGTTTACCGGTCGTCATTGGGGAAGCAAAGACACCGACAAGGAGTTCGGTCACTTGGTTCGATGGCGCGTTTCAGGTCAACCAGATTTATGAGAAGACGATCCCGGCCATGTTCGTGCCGAACGTCTTCTCGTTTGCCACAGAGGGGCGGTGCTACCGGTACGGCTCCATCCGCATGCCGATCGAGATGTGGGGGCCGTGGCGTGATGAACAGAATCAAGTCGAGGGACAGCTTCACCACGTCAAGGCCACTGTTCAAAGTATGATCCGGCCCGCCGTGGTCCTCGACATTCTGCAGAACTTCACCTTGTTTGCGACGGACAAAAAACACCGGCGGATCAAAATTATCTGCCGCTACCAGCAATACGAGACGACAAACAAGATCGTAGCCCGGGTCGTGGCAGGTTACCCAAAGAAGGGACTGATCTGGCACTTTCAGGGCAGCGGCAAATCCCTCCTCATGGTCTTTGCTGCACAGAAGTTACGCCTGCATCCGACGTTGGGAAACCCGACTGTGATGATCGTGGTGGACCGGATTGACCTTGATACTCAGATCACGGCCACGTTCAACGCAGCCGACGTGCCGAACATGGTTGGCGTCGCAACTCGACAAGAATTGCAGAGCCTACTTGGGCAGGACGTCCGCAAAGTGCTGATCACGACGATTCATAAGTTTGCCGAGGCGGGTGGGAAGCTGAACGAGCGATCCAATATCATTGTCATGGTGGACGAAGCGCACCGCACGCAGGAGGGTGACCTAGGACGCAAGATGCGCGAGGCCTTGCCGAACGCATTCCTCTTCGGTCTCACGGGCACGCCTATTAACCGTATCGACCGCAACACGTTCTGGGCGTTTGGCGCAGACGAGGATGAAAAGGGCTACATGAGCCGGTACTCGTTTGAAGAGTCCATCAGGGACAAAGCCACCTTGCCGCTGCATTTTGAGGCCCCGGAAGTACGGCTGAAGATTGATAAGGCGGCGATCGATGAGGCGTATGCCAGGATTACGGGCGAGCTGAGTGAGCAAGATCGTGATGACCTCGCGAAACGTGCCGCCAAGATGGCGGTGTTGGTGAAGAATCCCGAGCGTGTGCGGGCGGTGGTCAATCACATTGTGACGCATTTCCAGACAAAGGTTGAGCCGAATGGATTCAAGGCACAGGTTGTGACCTTCGACCGGGAATGTTGTGTGCTCTATAAGCAGGTCATGGACGAGTTGATCGGTCCCGAAGCGAGCGCCATCGTCATGATCAGCCAGTCCAGCGATCCTCCAGAGTGGAAGCAGCACGCTCGCAATAAAGATGAGGAAGAAAAGCTGCTCGACCGGTTCCGTGATCCAAGCGACCCGCTCAAGTTTGTAATTGTCACAAGCAAGCTCCTGACCGGTTTTGATGCGCCTATCCTTCAGGTGATGTATCTCGACAAGCCCATGAAGGACCACAATTTATTGCAGGCCATCTGCCGAACGAATCGAACTTATGGCCAAGAGAAGACCCATGGCCTTATCGTGGATTACATCGGCATTTTTGATGATGTGGCGAAGGCCCTCGCTTTCGATGAGAAAGCGGTGCAGCAGGTTGTTTCTAATATTGACGAACTGCGGAAAGCGTTGCCGGTACAGATGCAGTCCTGTTTGGCTTTCTTCCCCAATGTGGACCGGACGGTCGGCGGGTATGAAGGCCTGATGGCTGCCCAGCAATGTCTGCCGAACAACGATGTGCGTGACAAGTTCGCCTCTGAATACTCAACGCTCGGCACGATTTGGGAAGCGCTTTCACCTGATCCAGGTCTTCTCCCTTATGAAAAGGATTATCGCTGGTTGACTCAGGTGTACGAGTCCGTGAAGCCGCCAAGCGGAAACGGCAGACTCCTGTGGCACGCGCTCGGAGCGAAGACAGTGGAGTTAATTAACGAGAATGTCCATGTGGAGTCCGTGAGAGATGATGTAGAGAGTTTGATTCTCGATGCGCAAATGCTCGAAGAATTCATCAAGAAGAGTGGACCTGAAAAACGGGCGAGGGAAGTCGAAATCAAGTTGGTCACGCGGCTCCAGAAACATCGGGGTAATCCAAAATTTACGGCGCTCGGTGAACGACTGGAAAAGATCAAGGAGCGTCATGAACAAGGTCTACTCACCAGCATAGAGTTTCTCAAACAGATTCTTGATCTTGCGAAGGAAGTGGTTGAGGCGGAGAAGGAAACCGACCGAGAAGAGGAGCGCGACCGAGCCAAAGAGGCGCTTACGGAGCTGTTTTCAGAAGCGAAGACTCAGAACACGCATATCATCGTCGAGCGTATCGTGGCCGATATCGACGACATCGTGAAGAAAGTACGTTTCCCGGACTGGCAGCAGACGACGCAAGGTGAACGGTTGGTGCAAAAGGAGCTACGCCGGACCTTGCTCAAGTACAAGCTACATACCGACCAAGAGCTATTCGATAAAGCCTATGGCTACATTCGACAGTACTACTAA
- a CDS encoding carbohydrate-binding protein translates to MNKRTIDGVSTTSLSPTHEWLNVEGLAEVEITSEHPSHPIESAVLAGRGSGWRAAGPGRQTIRMIFTHPQALRRIWLHFHEPEVERTQEYVLRWSSDHGQSFQEIVRQQWNFSPLGSTNETEDHHLDLQAVTLLELSIIPDISQGNAFASLAQLRLA, encoded by the coding sequence ATGAATAAGCGAACCATCGATGGTGTTTCCACAACCTCCCTTTCTCCCACCCATGAATGGTTGAACGTGGAGGGCCTCGCTGAGGTAGAAATCACCTCAGAGCACCCGTCTCACCCAATTGAATCCGCAGTGCTAGCCGGTCGTGGTTCGGGGTGGCGGGCCGCAGGACCCGGAAGACAAACGATCCGTATGATCTTTACGCACCCGCAGGCGCTGCGACGGATCTGGCTGCATTTCCACGAACCCGAAGTGGAGCGCACACAAGAGTATGTCTTGCGTTGGTCGTCAGATCACGGGCAGTCGTTTCAAGAAATCGTGCGACAGCAGTGGAACTTTAGCCCACTTGGCTCAACCAATGAGACGGAAGATCATCATCTCGATCTCCAGGCTGTTACGCTGCTTGAGTTGAGTATCATTCCGGATATAAGTCAGGGGAATGCGTTCGCGTCGTTGGCACAATTGCGACTTGCCTAA
- a CDS encoding terminase small subunit: protein MLTPKREKFCQEMIKPKATQIRAYRAAFNAKNMSRAAIDTEASKLMKDPEITLRIEELLKPIVEKVQLTREQWIEDGLRLYRADPRKLFDQFGNTVPVTELGDDEITLIEGFKFTEEYTKVKKAAGETEAVPTGYSHDYKTTSYKTRHEYMGKVLGYAKDTPWRKPLQFADDPMTAWKEIEQAFTRCDLSTDELTVLLRSRDFQLKIAEHNALLGRLTALEEKLDQLLTQQKEGQSVRSV from the coding sequence ATGTTAACTCCCAAGCGCGAGAAGTTTTGTCAGGAGATGATCAAGCCAAAGGCGACGCAGATTAGGGCGTATCGAGCTGCGTTTAATGCCAAGAACATGAGTCGGGCGGCAATTGACACCGAAGCCTCGAAATTGATGAAAGACCCTGAGATTACCCTAAGAATCGAAGAGCTGTTGAAGCCAATAGTCGAAAAGGTACAACTCACCCGTGAGCAATGGATCGAAGACGGCCTGCGGTTGTATCGGGCCGATCCACGAAAGCTCTTCGATCAGTTCGGGAATACCGTGCCAGTCACTGAGCTTGGGGACGACGAAATTACCCTTATCGAAGGATTTAAGTTTACGGAAGAGTACACCAAGGTCAAAAAGGCGGCAGGCGAAACTGAGGCCGTGCCGACGGGTTACAGCCATGACTACAAAACCACCTCGTACAAGACTCGGCATGAGTACATGGGAAAGGTCCTGGGCTATGCGAAGGACACGCCATGGAGAAAGCCGCTCCAATTTGCCGACGACCCCATGACCGCCTGGAAGGAGATCGAGCAAGCCTTTACGCGCTGCGACCTTAGTACCGATGAGCTAACGGTACTGCTCCGCTCCCGAGACTTTCAACTGAAGATTGCTGAGCATAATGCTCTACTAGGCCGGCTCACGGCGCTGGAAGAGAAATTGGACCAATTGCTTACCCAACAGAAGGAAGGTCAAAGCGTGAGAAGTGTATGA
- a CDS encoding superinfection immunity protein, protein MDDDLVSNLYALGKAFLYSLPSFIALGRGHRNCIAIVVVNLALGWTVIGWGVALVWSLKRGQSEGEA, encoded by the coding sequence ATGGACGATGATCTCGTCAGCAACCTCTATGCCTTGGGGAAGGCGTTCTTGTATTCCCTTCCCTCGTTTATCGCCCTCGGGCGAGGGCATCGCAACTGCATCGCGATTGTGGTCGTAAATCTCGCGTTAGGATGGACGGTGATCGGCTGGGGGGTCGCGTTGGTCTGGTCGTTAAAGAGGGGACAGAGCGAAGGCGAAGCCTAA
- a CDS encoding NAD(P)/FAD-dependent oxidoreductase, protein MKHILIIGAGFAGMYAALSAARLRDEQGVSPDTLEIVVVAPEPQLVIRPRLYERAPETMVAPLTELFKAVDVRYEQGRVDVIDSSSKSAVVVKPDGMRCSLHYDCLVLAAGSQGVKPDIPGLAEYGFRVDQLDDAITLDHHLNALANRPSSAARDTVVVAGGGFTGIEVATEMPSRLRAILGPKANVRVIIVDRNAAIAPAMGPDPRPWIEKALREAGVETRLGVGVSALSESGVTLSDGQVIESATVIWTAGFQANPLTVQVPAERDRSGRLVVNRNLRVPEMPAIFAAGDTANAATDDLGHRALMSCQHANRLGASAGFNAAADLLGVPLEPYQQKNYVTCLDLGPSDAVFTRGWDSKVELNGDKAKTMKREINTQWIYPPRANRTDAFKAAEWARLVDY, encoded by the coding sequence ATGAAGCACATCCTGATCATCGGTGCCGGCTTCGCCGGCATGTATGCAGCCCTGTCCGCTGCGCGCCTGCGCGACGAACAAGGCGTCTCGCCAGACACCCTTGAGATTGTCGTCGTTGCGCCGGAGCCCCAGCTGGTGATCCGTCCCCGCCTCTACGAGCGTGCGCCCGAGACCATGGTGGCACCGCTCACCGAACTGTTCAAGGCCGTCGACGTGCGATACGAACAGGGTCGGGTCGACGTCATCGACTCCTCCAGCAAGTCGGCCGTGGTCGTCAAGCCAGACGGGATGCGGTGCTCGCTGCACTACGACTGCCTGGTGCTGGCTGCCGGCAGCCAAGGGGTCAAGCCGGACATCCCAGGCCTTGCCGAGTACGGTTTCAGAGTCGATCAGCTCGACGACGCGATCACACTCGACCACCACCTCAACGCCTTGGCGAACCGGCCATCTTCTGCCGCCCGAGACACGGTGGTCGTCGCCGGTGGCGGCTTCACTGGTATCGAGGTGGCGACCGAAATGCCATCGCGCTTGCGCGCTATCCTCGGGCCGAAGGCAAACGTCCGTGTCATCATTGTCGACCGCAACGCAGCCATCGCGCCGGCGATGGGCCCCGATCCACGTCCGTGGATCGAGAAGGCGCTACGCGAAGCCGGCGTAGAAACCAGGCTCGGCGTGGGCGTCTCGGCGTTGAGCGAGAGCGGCGTCACCCTAAGCGATGGGCAGGTCATCGAGAGCGCAACCGTGATCTGGACGGCAGGCTTTCAGGCAAATCCACTCACTGTGCAAGTCCCGGCTGAACGCGATCGTTCCGGCCGACTGGTGGTTAACCGCAATCTGCGTGTTCCCGAGATGCCCGCGATCTTCGCAGCCGGGGACACTGCGAACGCAGCAACGGACGACCTGGGCCACCGCGCGCTCATGTCGTGCCAGCATGCCAACCGGCTCGGTGCCTCAGCCGGGTTCAACGCGGCGGCAGACCTGCTGGGCGTGCCGCTGGAACCATATCAGCAGAAGAACTACGTGACCTGCCTGGATCTTGGCCCGTCCGACGCCGTGTTCACCAGAGGCTGGGACAGCAAGGTCGAGCTGAACGGCGACAAGGCCAAGACGATGAAGCGCGAGATCAACACACAGTGGATCTATCCGCCGCGCGCCAACCGCACAGACGCCTTCAAAGCGGCCGAGTGGGCTAGACTAGTCGACTACTAG
- a CDS encoding methane monooxygenase/ammonia monooxygenase subunit C, producing MASDRGYDISQWYDSKPVKLGWLAILGIGVFWVLYQRAFGYSHGLDSMTPEFDSVWMGLWRFNILANAVFFATTIGWIWVTRDRNLANLDHKLELKRYFYWMGWLVCYIWGVYYAGSYTLEQDAAWHQVIIRDTSFTASHIVAFYGTFPLYITCGVASYLYAQTRLPLYAQATSFPLVAAVVGPMFILPNVGLNEWGHAFWFVDELFSAPLHWGFVTLGWCGLFGAAGGVAAQIVSRMSNLADVIWNNAPKSILDPFPSQVGPGHKTVY from the coding sequence ATGGCAAGTGACCGAGGGTACGATATTTCGCAGTGGTATGACTCGAAGCCGGTGAAGTTGGGCTGGCTGGCGATTCTGGGGATCGGGGTGTTTTGGGTGCTGTATCAACGGGCGTTCGGGTACTCGCACGGGTTAGACTCCATGACCCCCGAGTTCGATTCGGTGTGGATGGGGCTGTGGCGGTTTAACATCTTAGCGAACGCGGTGTTCTTTGCGACGACGATCGGGTGGATCTGGGTGACGCGGGATCGGAACCTGGCGAACCTGGACCACAAGCTGGAGCTGAAGCGGTACTTTTACTGGATGGGCTGGCTCGTCTGCTACATCTGGGGGGTGTACTACGCGGGCAGCTACACGTTAGAGCAAGATGCGGCGTGGCACCAAGTGATCATCCGGGACACGAGCTTCACGGCGAGCCACATTGTGGCGTTCTACGGGACGTTCCCGTTGTACATCACGTGCGGCGTGGCGAGCTACCTGTATGCGCAGACGCGGTTACCGCTGTACGCCCAGGCGACGTCGTTCCCGCTGGTGGCGGCGGTGGTGGGGCCGATGTTCATCCTGCCGAACGTGGGGTTGAACGAGTGGGGGCATGCGTTCTGGTTCGTCGATGAATTGTTCTCGGCCCCGTTGCACTGGGGCTTTGTGACGTTGGGGTGGTGCGGGTTGTTCGGCGCGGCAGGCGGCGTGGCGGCGCAGATCGTGAGCCGGATGTCGAATCTGGCGGACGTGATCTGGAACAACGCGCCGAAGAGCATCCTGGATCCGTTCCCCAGCCAGGTGGGCCCCGGGCACAAGACCGTGTACTAA
- a CDS encoding DUF1566 domain-containing protein has protein sequence MSLPKWVTRFAILIIIGASALLGYQLLTRPATHKEALIADIIQNWQNTHPAAHRFVILPDFNNDAVLDKDTGLIWEISPQPTTVTWNEARVTCVTRATGGQKGWRLPAPAEMRSLVGPAVDSPIPNLPPGHPFSNIQPTSYWTVVPEANQPSYARYVDAFLGNVLSFIKIYTYPVWCVRGPIKGLD, from the coding sequence GTGTCGCTACCTAAATGGGTAACTCGATTCGCCATCCTTATCATCATTGGCGCATCCGCTCTTTTGGGATACCAGCTCCTGACACGTCCGGCGACCCACAAGGAAGCGCTGATTGCTGATATCATTCAAAACTGGCAAAACACACATCCTGCCGCACACCGCTTTGTGATACTGCCTGACTTCAACAACGACGCGGTTCTTGATAAGGATACGGGCCTCATCTGGGAGATCTCTCCACAACCAACGACCGTGACGTGGAATGAGGCTCGTGTCACTTGCGTCACCAGAGCGACGGGGGGACAGAAGGGTTGGCGCCTTCCCGCACCGGCCGAAATGCGTAGCCTCGTGGGGCCTGCAGTCGACTCACCCATTCCCAATCTTCCACCGGGTCATCCATTCTCGAATATCCAGCCGACATCCTATTGGACGGTAGTTCCTGAAGCGAATCAGCCATCCTATGCACGCTACGTGGACGCATTCCTGGGCAATGTGCTCAGTTTCATCAAAATATACACCTATCCAGTCTGGTGCGTTCGCGGACCGATTAAGGGTTTGGACTAG
- a CDS encoding cobalamin B12-binding domain-containing protein: MGLSRDVIRVWERRYGLVKPLRSANRYREYTDEDVALLRFLKEELDRGQTIGALAVEGRDSLLNRMRINSTPKQQDLSPHNSLLEELISRLDPLDKTRFEQQLNAAVAVIPFEEAVQRILLPLQRRIGELWHEGRVTVAVEHYVTKVIQQKLFAVMNQLPVNEFGPRVLVACPEGEFHEIGAQAAAYLAAARGCHVYYLGPNLPISALQTFCERVKPDLVLLSLTETQSDGATSKLLDELKGLSASWSVAIGGQGARVIEHLLEISGVELLDELAALHNRLAILLSRQQRVIR; this comes from the coding sequence GTGGGGCTTTCAAGAGATGTGATCAGGGTCTGGGAACGGCGGTATGGCCTTGTCAAACCGTTGCGGAGTGCCAATCGCTATAGGGAATACACTGATGAAGATGTCGCCTTACTTCGTTTTCTTAAGGAAGAGCTCGACCGCGGCCAAACAATCGGGGCGCTCGCGGTCGAAGGGCGGGATTCACTGCTTAATCGAATGCGAATCAATTCAACCCCGAAGCAGCAGGATCTGTCACCGCATAACTCTTTGTTGGAGGAACTGATCTCGCGTCTTGATCCGCTCGACAAGACCAGGTTTGAACAGCAACTCAACGCAGCAGTGGCGGTGATACCGTTCGAAGAAGCCGTGCAGCGCATTCTGCTTCCGTTGCAGCGCCGCATCGGCGAGCTTTGGCATGAAGGGCGGGTGACCGTTGCCGTTGAACACTATGTGACGAAAGTCATCCAGCAGAAATTGTTTGCCGTGATGAACCAGTTGCCGGTGAATGAATTCGGTCCTCGGGTGCTTGTTGCGTGTCCCGAAGGTGAATTTCACGAGATTGGCGCACAGGCTGCGGCCTATCTTGCTGCTGCACGTGGGTGTCACGTCTATTATCTTGGTCCCAATCTTCCTATTTCAGCTCTTCAAACATTCTGCGAACGCGTCAAGCCGGACCTGGTTCTCCTCTCCTTGACCGAAACGCAATCTGATGGAGCAACCAGCAAGCTGTTAGACGAGCTGAAAGGGCTTTCAGCGTCCTGGTCTGTTGCGATTGGAGGCCAGGGCGCGCGTGTGATCGAACACCTTTTAGAGATCAGTGGAGTTGAACTTCTTGACGAGCTTGCCGCACTACACAACCGCCTGGCGATTCTTCTTTCGAGGCAGCAGCGGGTTATTCGCTAA
- a CDS encoding formylglycine-generating enzyme family protein — protein MRSHPHIQASIPMLFIVLLTAGTISAAAGDPSAVNKDMVLISKGEFSMGSNEHGDETKHQVVLDSYWIDKFETSNARYKEFMKATSHPAPAYWDDPRLNKPNHPVVGVSWTDASAFCKWDGKRLPTEAEWERAAKGPEGDRHYPWGHTIDPKKANYGQNVGRTMPVDSYPDGISGYGVYNMAGNVFEWVEDWYEPSYYKRSVALNPKGADQGYNFANQGPVKVLRGGSWLAPETSLHTSHRFWNQPDNNSYGVGLGFRCAKSAQTVSDEAVQGGREAFIQALIAMGAEKNADALTSIEKALAADPGNIEYLATRDVIRKSLNITK, from the coding sequence ATGCGGAGTCACCCACACATTCAAGCCAGCATACCTATGTTATTCATCGTTCTGTTGACCGCTGGAACGATTTCCGCAGCGGCGGGAGATCCATCGGCCGTGAACAAGGACATGGTGCTCATTTCCAAAGGCGAGTTCTCCATGGGGAGTAACGAGCACGGAGACGAAACCAAGCATCAAGTCGTGCTCGATTCCTATTGGATCGACAAGTTTGAAACATCCAATGCTCGTTACAAAGAGTTCATGAAAGCCACCAGCCATCCCGCGCCGGCCTATTGGGACGACCCGCGACTCAATAAGCCCAACCATCCGGTTGTCGGTGTGAGCTGGACTGATGCAAGCGCATTCTGCAAATGGGACGGCAAACGCCTTCCAACAGAAGCAGAGTGGGAGCGAGCGGCCAAAGGCCCTGAAGGGGATAGACATTATCCATGGGGCCACACGATTGATCCAAAGAAAGCCAACTATGGTCAAAACGTCGGCCGCACCATGCCTGTGGATTCGTATCCAGATGGGATCAGCGGCTACGGGGTCTACAACATGGCCGGCAACGTGTTTGAGTGGGTAGAGGATTGGTATGAACCCTCGTACTACAAGCGTAGCGTCGCTCTGAATCCGAAGGGTGCTGATCAGGGTTACAACTTCGCCAATCAAGGTCCCGTCAAGGTGCTCAGGGGAGGCTCTTGGCTCGCCCCGGAAACTTCTCTCCATACGAGTCACCGATTCTGGAATCAGCCGGACAATAACTCCTACGGCGTTGGCCTTGGATTCCGTTGCGCCAAGTCGGCCCAGACGGTGTCCGACGAAGCCGTGCAAGGAGGCCGCGAGGCATTCATTCAGGCGCTAATCGCAATGGGTGCTGAAAAGAACGCCGATGCACTCACGTCGATTGAGAAAGCGCTGGCCGCAGACCCTGGGAACATAGAGTATCTCGCAACCCGAGATGTGATCCGGAAAAGCCTGAACATCACGAAGTAA
- a CDS encoding formylglycine-generating enzyme family protein, which yields MTTHWWRSSGRFTEIATLAVVTLFALSQSLAAESQPSAKDIDPVPMITIPAGEFLMGSAEREGRADEWPQRSVYLDTFLIDQVEVTNARYMEFVKATGHRPPPNPYGTGTLQAAKGIEQLPVVQTTWYDAKSYCAWAKKRLPTEAEWEKAARGTDGRLYPWGNEPPTGKHANFDREWEDEHTLHMVGSLPGGDSPYGVKDMAGNVREWVSDWYDSEYYNYAPNRNPQGPDKKGVVRSIRGGSWHSPKSDITTSARGRGGFALQTHGTGFRCARNLERTSH from the coding sequence ATGACGACTCATTGGTGGCGGAGTTCGGGGCGATTCACTGAAATAGCGACCCTGGCAGTTGTGACGCTGTTCGCGCTCTCGCAGTCACTCGCCGCCGAATCGCAGCCCTCGGCGAAAGACATTGACCCCGTTCCGATGATCACAATTCCAGCCGGTGAATTCTTGATGGGCTCTGCGGAAAGAGAAGGGCGGGCCGACGAGTGGCCTCAACGGTCCGTATACTTGGACACATTCCTCATCGATCAGGTCGAAGTGACGAACGCGCGATATATGGAGTTTGTCAAGGCAACAGGCCACCGACCTCCTCCTAATCCCTATGGTACCGGTACGTTGCAGGCCGCCAAAGGCATTGAGCAACTGCCCGTGGTCCAAACGACCTGGTACGACGCCAAATCCTATTGCGCCTGGGCCAAGAAACGCTTGCCGACCGAAGCAGAATGGGAAAAGGCCGCTCGCGGGACCGATGGCCGGCTGTATCCATGGGGTAATGAGCCGCCGACTGGGAAACACGCGAACTTTGATCGTGAATGGGAGGATGAGCACACCCTCCATATGGTCGGGTCTTTGCCCGGAGGAGATTCCCCCTATGGGGTGAAGGACATGGCGGGCAATGTCAGAGAGTGGGTCTCCGATTGGTATGACTCGGAATATTACAACTACGCGCCCAATCGGAACCCGCAAGGCCCCGACAAGAAAGGAGTGGTTCGTTCGATCCGAGGCGGCTCCTGGCATAGTCCGAAATCCGACATCACTACATCGGCACGGGGTCGTGGCGGGTTCGCCTTGCAAACCCATGGCACTGGGTTTCGGTGCGCCCGCAATCTCGAGAGAACGAGTCACTAG
- a CDS encoding TIGR01777 family protein, producing MNIVVAGATGFIGRALCTTLLHAGHRVSILTRNAGQVFNQPGMSVNQVPWNARDTGLWEKALEGADAVINLAGAPIAEARWTDARKRLITDSRVLTTRLLVRALSQRSARPATFISASGIGYYGATDDRCLDEGAARGPGFLADLCLAWEAEALRAAEFGTRVVLLRTGMVLERDGGALPKMLLPFRLFAGGPIMPGSQWVSWIHRRDHIGLIQWALSTATLSGPLNAVAPEPVTMNTFCEVLGRVLHRPSWLPVPGIALNILLGELGSLMTTGQRVIPAKAIAGGYAFQYPTLEPALSAVLKT from the coding sequence ATGAATATCGTAGTAGCCGGAGCAACTGGATTCATTGGCCGGGCACTATGCACAACGCTACTCCATGCAGGCCACAGAGTCAGCATCCTCACGAGAAATGCTGGACAGGTCTTTAACCAGCCCGGGATGAGCGTGAACCAAGTCCCGTGGAACGCACGAGATACAGGACTCTGGGAGAAGGCTCTTGAAGGAGCAGATGCAGTCATCAACCTCGCCGGTGCACCAATTGCCGAGGCACGCTGGACAGATGCACGCAAGCGACTCATTACCGATAGTCGCGTGCTCACCACTCGCTTACTGGTCAGAGCCCTTTCACAGCGTTCTGCTCGGCCTGCCACATTCATCAGTGCGTCCGGCATCGGGTATTACGGGGCCACCGACGATCGCTGTCTTGACGAGGGGGCCGCACGCGGTCCGGGGTTCTTAGCCGATCTGTGCCTCGCATGGGAAGCGGAGGCCCTTCGGGCTGCGGAATTCGGGACGCGGGTCGTCCTCCTACGAACCGGAATGGTGCTCGAACGAGATGGTGGAGCGTTGCCTAAGATGCTGTTGCCCTTTCGACTCTTTGCAGGCGGTCCGATCATGCCGGGCAGCCAATGGGTCTCCTGGATCCACCGGCGTGACCACATCGGTCTGATCCAATGGGCGCTCTCGACGGCAACTCTTTCCGGTCCGCTCAATGCCGTGGCCCCGGAGCCGGTGACAATGAATACATTCTGTGAGGTCCTGGGGCGAGTGCTTCACCGTCCGTCATGGCTTCCCGTTCCAGGCATTGCCTTGAACATCCTGCTTGGTGAACTGGGGTCACTGATGACAACCGGCCAGCGCGTGATCCCTGCAAAAGCGATCGCGGGAGGTTATGCATTTCAGTATCCGACGCTCGAACCAGCCCTGAGCGCCGTGCTCAAAACATAG